The sequence AATGCGCACAACGTCGTCTGGAGAGGTGACGTCCAGATGATCGACCGAGACTGCGTCCAGCTCGAGCGCCAATTTCACGCCGCCAATCGAGTTGAACTCGTCGGCGTGGATTTTGATCGGCATCCCGCACGCCATGGCGGCCTGCAGCACCCGCCGGGACTGCGTCACATCGAAAGCATTCCGCTCGCAGAAGACATCGCCGAACAATGGAACTTTCCGCATGGCAAATCCCGAACTTGCATACCAATCGGCCGCGGCGGGAGTCATTTCCTCCGCCACCAGCGCCACGTATTCATCCGCGCGCTGACTGTATTCAGGCGGAACGGCGTGCGCTCCGAGCAAGGTCGGGATCAGATCGACGGGGTGTGCGGCGTCCAGCGCCTCGAATGCCCGCAGCATTTTCAATTCGACTTCGAGATTCAGGCCGTAGCCACTTTTCACCTCGATGGTGGTCGAACCGTGAGCCAGCATTTCATCCAGGCGCAGCCGGCTTTCGGCCACGATTTGCTCCAGTGCCGCCGTTCTCACCGCGCGCACGGTGGAAAGGATGCCGCCGCCATTGGCGAGGATCTCCAGATAGGGCACGCCCTGCAGCTGCTTTTCGAACTCGTCGGCGCGGTCGCCGGCGTACACGGCGTGCGTGTGCGGGTCCACAAACCCCGGACATACCGCACAGCCCGATGCGTCCAGCTCTTCGTGTGCGGTGTACGCCGCGCGCAGCTCCCGCGTCGGCCCTACGGCGGCGATCTCTTCCCCAACGATCGCCAGAGCACCGTCGGTAATGGCACCAATCTCGCGCATAGCCGGTCCGCGCTTCGGACCATCCGGGCTGGTGCAGGTAACCAACTGCCGGGCGCCGTGGATCAGCAGATCAACCGGGGTAGGCAACGATGCTCACCTCTACTCGGAAGAATCGTCCGTTATGTAATTCGGATTCATGGGGATGCGAATGCCGTGCTCCCGGGCGAAGGCGATCGCTTCGGGGTAACCTGCGTCGGCGTGGCGTGCGATACCCGAGCCGGGGTCGGCGTTGAGCACGCGCTCCAGCCGGCGCGCCGCTTCCGGCGTGCCGTCCGCCACGATCACCTGGCCGGCGTGAATGCTGTAGCCGATGCCCACACCGCCGCCGTGGTGGATGCTCACCCAGGTGGCGCCGCAGGAAGTATTGAGCAGCGCATTGAGCAGCGGCCAGTCGGCGATGGCGTCCGAACCGTCGCGCATGCCTTCCGTCTCGCGATTGGGACTTGCCACCGATCCGCTGTCGAGGTGATCGCGCCCGATGACGATGGGCGCCTGCAGCTCCCCGCTGGCGACCATTTCGTTGAAACGCAGACCGGCGCGAGCGCGCTCGCCGTAGCCCAGCCAGCAGATGCGCGCCGGAAGACCCTGGAATTCGACCTTCTCCCGCGCCATGCGCAGCCAGCGATGCAGGTGTTCGTCCTCCGGGAAGAGTTCTTTCACTGCCCGATCGGTGGCGAAGATGTCCTCCGGCTCGCCCGAGAGTGCCACCCAGCGGAAAGGTCCTTTCCCGACGCAGAAAAGCGGGCGAATGTAGGCCGGCACGAAGCCCGGGTAGTCGAAGGCGTCCTTCACGCCGGCGTCGTATGCGCGCTGGCGCAGATTGTTCCCGTAATCGAACACCACGCTGCCCCTGGCTTTCCACGCCAGCAGCGTGCGTACGTGCTGCGCCATGGATTCCATGGCACGCTGCTTGTACGCCTCGGGATCACGCTGGCGCAGCTCGGCAGCCTGCTCGAGAGTCAGGCCTGCGGGAATGTAGCCATAGAGCACGTCGTGCGCCGAAGTCTGGTCCGTGGCCACGTCCGGGACGAGATCGTGCTCCAGCAGCAGGGGATGAATCTCGGACGCATTGCCGATGAGCGCGATGGATTTCGGTTCACCCCGGCGCAGCGCCTCTTCGACCTGCGTCACGGCGTCCTCGACGTCGTCGCAGAGCACATCCACCTGGCGCATCTCCAGTCGGCGCTCTGCCCGCCAGCGGTCCACCTCCACGATCAAACCGACACCGCCGTTCATGGTGATGGCCAGCGGCTGCGCGCCGCCCATCTCACCCAGCCCGGCCGTGACGACTAATTTACCTTCCAGGCTGCCCCAGCCCTGCTGACGCGCCAGTGCCCCCAGAGTCTCGTACGTGCCCTGGAGGATCCCCTGCGTGCCGATGTAAATCCAACTGCCTGCAGTCATCTGGCCGTACATGATCAGCCCTTCGCGCTCCCATTTATCGAAATTTTCCTGGGTAGCCCACCGGGGCACGATGTTGGAATTGGCCAGCAGCACGCGCGGGGCGTCGACGTGGGTGCGGAAGACGCCCACGGGTTTCCCGGATTGGATCAGCAGAGTCTCGTCGGGTTCGAGCCGGCGCAGTTCGGCGAGGATGGCGTCGAAGGCCTCCCAGCTGCGCGCCGCCTTGCCGCGCCCGCCGTAGACGATCAGGCGCTCCGGGTCGAAGGCCACCTGCGGATCGAGGTTGTTCTGCAGCATGCGGTAGGCGGCTTCGATCTGCCAGTTTTTGCAGTGAAGCTTCGTACCGCGCGGGGCGGATACATTGTGCGTCATAACCACCTCCCAAAGTGCCTTACCGACGGGATCGAGGGGCCGCGCTCAGCGCAGCCGGCGGTCGACCACCTCAGACACTTCGTCCAGCAGCCGATCGGCGTCGGCCATCAGTTCCGTACACTTCGAATCCATATCGCGGCAGAAAGATGGGTCTTTTATGTCCGTCAGGTTGATACGCACGTTCCACACGCCGCCCCGCACAGCGGCGAAGGCCGCCTGCGCACCGACCGCCGCATCGGTCATCGCGCTCGGTTTGCCGTGCACCAGCGCCTCGTGTGCGAGCCGCATCACCTCCAGGCTCAGTTCTGCAGTGCGCAGCGGAACGAGCGCCGCCTGACGAAGGCCTTCCTGGATGCGCTCTGCGCGCAGCGATTTTTCCTCGGGCGTTGACTTCGGCAAGCGCCGCGCCGCGATGTAGGCGGCGAACGCCTGCGCGTCCTCATCGACCGCCGCAAGCAAGGCGTCCTTCAACTGCCGCGCGCGTGTCGCCACCACAGCCAGCCGCTCATCCTGCGCTTCGCTGCCCGCCCCGTCCAAAGTCAAATCGCTGACCATCAAAGCCAGCGCCGCACCCAGGGCGCCCGCCAACGCGGCCACCGACCCCCCGCCGGGTACGGGTGTTTTCCGGGAAACCTCGTCCGTGAAATCGGAAATCGATGTGGAAAGCAAGGATGAGGACATCTGTTTGGATCCTCCAGAGACCGGATTGGTGAAGTCGAACGACGTGCGATTACCCGCTGCTGCAAGCAGCCTACGCCCCAGCAAGCCGGTTAACTACAGTATACATTACACGTTGATACAAATTCCGGACTTCCAATCCGGCCGACCACGGCTGTTGAGGGGGATTCAGGTTTCAGGCAGCCGGACCGCGCATATCTCTTGCGCCGGAAAGTGGTTGAACCAGATCCGTTCACCATCGAAGCACATGTCGGTGGGAGGGCCGGGCAGCTCGAATCGGGCAATTTCTTCCCCGGAGTGAATGTCCACGGCCGCCAGTATGCCGGCGCGATGGCTCGTGTACCACAAGCGATCCCCGATGAGATCCAAACCGTCGCCGCTCGGGACAGGGCCGTATCGCCCCAGCAATTCCTGCGATCCAAGACCGTGATGGGTAATCCACTGCTCCTGCTCAGGCCCGATCCAATACGTTTTTCCGTCGACGAGCAAGCCGCATATGCGTTCCGCATTCGAGCTCAGGGAGATTTCGTCCCTAACCTCTCCATCCGACGGATCGATCTTGCGGATGCGTTTGGGACGACCGGCGATCTGCCACAGGAATCCGCTTTCGCAGCACAGACTCGTGCGAACGTCGGGACAAGCCAGCTTCCGGTCAATCCGGCCGGAGTTGGGATCGAGTTGATAGATCGTGTGCGTGTCGCCATCGGAGTGCCAGAGATGGCGGCCATCCCAGGCCAGTCCGCATAGATGTTTCCCCGGTGAAGGTATGGTGTGTTCCAATGCTAACAGCATGTCACAGATCTCCCCTCACAGCATGAACCCAGGGCACCTTCGGTTGAATCTCGATGGTCCGTATCGAGGGGCGTTTCGAAGGGCTTCAACGATTTGTCCACCCTTCTTCTCCAGGATTGAGACGGAAACGATCTTGATTCATGGGAAATTCCTCGTGTTGACAATTGGTTTCCTCTTCACCGGACTCGCAGACGATTCAGCTACGTCCCGACCTTCATGAAAACCAAATCGCAAGATAGGTGCGGATCAAATCCCAATTACTGATCAGGTCATAGAGTCCGATCCCGATCAACAAAACGCCGCCGATCGTGTTGATCAATCTTGCCCGCCGTGCGAATTGACGCACGAGCCAGTTCTGAAGTGCTCCGGACAAGAAAGAGAGCAGCAGCAGCGGCAATCCAAAGCCCAAACCAAACCAGAGGAAAACGGTCAGCCTGTCCAGGACTTCAACTGCGGTCAGCGAGTAGGCAAAAATGCCGACGACCAACGGCCCCGAACATGGCAGCGTGATGGGCCCATAGAGCAGCCCGTATACAAAAGCGTTGATATAGGGATTCTTCAAGAAGGGTATCCGGATTTGCGGTAACGCTGTAAACGGATTGTAGTTCAACAACAGGGCGATACCCAGGGCGATGATCAGAAGGTCGGCCAGAGGGATCGCGATCGTCAGCGCAGAACCAATCGATATGGCCAACACGGCGATGAGCAGCCCAAGCGCCAGCATCATGCTCAGCACACCAAGCAGGACAAAGACGCCCAGGCTGTATCGACCAAATCGATTGGCCACACCTTCCTGCCTGCCGCTCAAGTAAGCCAGAAAGCCGGGATAGAGCGGCAGGATGCAAGGGCTGGCCGAGGAGAGCAACCCAAGTGAAAGGGAGGTAATAATAGATTCAAAGTCCATCGTCCACGTGCCTCGATCCGATGACAAGCACTACTGTGATCGATTGATTCTACTGCGCATGCACGCGCCTATCATTTCAAACTGTGTGATCAACTTTGATCAAGATACGACAGGAGCGTTATGTGTAAGGCTTCCGCAGATTTCAGCCCATAGGGCAAACCATAAACATCACCGTTTTTATCTATGATCAACATCGGCACAAGCGGCGGGTTGAGAAGTTGCGCGGAATAGCGGTTGCCGAGATCGCGTGCGATTTCCGGGGAGGCGACGCTGAAGATCCAATCGAATCCATGTTCGTCGACATAGCTTTTCAGGGCTTCCGCGTTCTCCTTCGGATCAACGTCCAGGGCGATGTTGACGAAATCATCACGCGCGCCAAGCAATTCTTGTACTTGTTTAACTTCGCCTTCCTGTTTCAGGCAGGTCGGACACCACATCGCCATCGTTTCGACCAGGATGACCTTTCCAGATAGGTCCGAAATCGTGAATTCTTCCCCGCTGCGGACATCCGTCATCGGCATCTCGAACCAGGCAGGAGTCTGATCTCCCTCGTTGACAGATGCCGATGTTGTCGTGGGGCTGCTTGAACCACATGCCGCAACGAAAAGTGTAAGCGCCAGAACCACGAAAAATACGTACTTTCGTTTCTTCATCATCGTCTCTCCAATGGATCTTGGTGTAGATTATTGATTCGACCCTCACCGTCTATCGTCCAACCTCCACGGAAATAGTGGAGATTCTATTCGTATGCTAACTTAACCAATTAGATGCACATAGGTTGATATTTCTTACGCATGCAATTGCAATACGTACCGCGTTCTCTCGTTTTCCGGATCGAAGATAGATTTTGAAAATAAGAAGAAGAGTAATAAAATACTGGGCAAAAATAACCTTTCACAAGAAAGGATTGTGTGCCTCGATTTTCCGCTGCTGCGGAAGACCTGGCAGGAAGAAGACGATAATGAAAAAAATATGCATGATATCATTGCTCGTTCTCCTGGTCGGATGCTCGCCGGCTCAAAAAGTAACACCCACGAAACAGTCGGGCGTGCTTTCACTGGACATGCAGCCCGAATGCAGATCTCTGACGGATGGGCTTTGCATCGTGTCTGAACCTGGCGAGTTGTTGGGGGAAGGACAGACGATCATCATTAACGAAAAACCGGATGCCGTTTATCTGGAGCCAAGCACCGCCATTCAGATCAAAATTGAAGATTGGATCCTCATATTTGACCCGGGAGAAAACAAGCCGTTTTCCGTCGGCATGACCTTCCCGAACGCCAAACTGTATCCGCAAGGCAAAAACGTGGGCATGACGATCGAACACAACGATAAAAAGTGCGACGTAGTGGATGGGGCATTTACCGATAGCATTTTACAAAGCGAAGAAGAAAACGGTCTGGGAAAAAATCCGATCTCGGCGTTTGACATCCGCTTTACAATGCGCTGCAACGATTCACCCCAGGTACTCTATGGAAGGGTCAAACTTTCCTGGTAGGAACCGCAATCTGTACTGAAGAGTGCAACGATCAAGCAGCTGTCCGGAAAACCGGACAGCTGCTTATTTAAGCTGAATTTCCTTCGGCAATTAATTATCAGTGGTTCGTTTCAGGATGCTCCACCGGCGATCGCATGCATGATCTTGTCTTCGGACGCATCGTCAGAAAATTCTGCCACCACTTTCCGCTCCCGCATGATCGCCACGCGGTGGCTGGTACGCAGCACTTCTTCCATCTCGGAGGAAATAAATATGCAGGATTTACCTTCTTCCGCCAAGGACAGCACCAACTTCTGGATCTCGGCCTTCGTACCCACGTCTATGCCCCTGGTAGGCTCATCCAGGATGAGCAGGCGCGGGTTGATCGCCAACCAGCGTGCCAGAATTACTTTCTGTTGATTGCCGCCGCTCAAATTCTTGACCGGTTGATCGGCGGAGGGAGTGGCGATGTTCAACAGTTTGATGTACTTATCTGCGATTTCATATTGTTCCTGCGAGCTCAAATACTTGAACCAGCCATGGCTGGCTTGCATAGCCAGGATGATGTTCTCCCGCACCGTCAACTCGCCGAGAATCCCGGCGGCTTTTCTGTCTTCAGGACAGAGCGCCACGCCATGATTGATGGAACCGAGGGGTGTGTGATCCGTGACCTCTTTGCCCATGATACGCAGGGAGCCGCTGGTGGGCTTGTCGATCCCGAACAGGAGTTGGGCAAACTCGGTGCGTCCCGAGCCCAGCAATCCTGCCACGCCCAGCACTTCCCCTGCGTGCATTTTCAGATCGAACGGTTCCACCGCATCGGCCCGTCCGAGTTGGTCCGCTTCAAGCCAGACTTCCTTTTTAATGAACTGGCGGCTCTCTTTTTTGAGTTCCACCATGTCGTCATATTCAGTAATAACCCGCCCTATCATTTTCGTGATCAAATCCAAGCGCGACAGCTTTTTAACGTCGTAGGTACCCACCAGTTTTCCGTTGCGCAGGACCGTAATCCGATCGGCGACTTCGTATACCTGGTTGAGGAAGTGGGTAATGAAAATAATAGCAACCCCTTCACTCTTCAATCTGCGCATGACGGTGAAAAGTTGGTCCGTCTCATGAATGTCCAGGCTCGATGTCGGTTCGTCGAGCACGAGCACTTTAACAGATGAAATATTGAGCGCACGTGCAATTGCCGCCATTTGCTGGACCGCCACCGAGCAGGCTCCCAGCGTCTGGGTTACATCCAGGTCGACTCCAAGCCCCTCCAGGATCTGCCTTGCGCTTTCGTTCATGGCCTTCCGATCGATGATCAAGCTCCCCCACTTCATCGGTTCCAGACCGATCATGATGTTTTCTGCAACGCTCAGGTGGGGGCAGAGGTTGGTTTCCTGGTAGACCGTGCTGATGCCAAGTTCCTGTGCATGCTGCGGCGAGCGGATCGTCATCGCCTGCTGATCGATCATCACCGTGCCTGCATCCGGCTGTTCCACACCGGTCAATACCTTGATCAAGGTTGTTTTGCCCGCCCCGTTTTCACCCACTATAGCGTGGATCTCACCGCGATGAAGCGAGAAATCGACATCATCCAACGCCTGCACACCGACAAAGGATTTGTAGATGCCTTTCATGCTTACGATTTCTTTGCTTGCTTCAGCCATTCTTTACCTCGATTCATAGGATGGAGCTTTCAAGGTCCATTCAGTGGCGCATCGGCTTGTACGCCGCATCTCGACTCAGGAAGGAATTCAATACAGAAAATTTCCTTATGAATGTTTTTCCCTGAGGTAGTAGATGCTTTGAATTCCGATGGCGATCAAGGTCAGCAAACCCACACCGATTCGTGTCCACCACGAACTCAATGTGCCATTAAATTGGAGAATCGACACGATCGTGCCGTGGATCAACACGCCAAACAGGGTGCCGACGACATTACCGACCCCACCGGTCAATGAAGTCCCTCCGATCACCACAGCGGCGATCGAGTCGAGCTCCATTCCCGTTGCAAACTGTCCATAACCTGCCAGCAAGGACATGCTGAAGACGATGCCTCCCAGAGCCGAACAAAAACCGCTGAACGCATAGACCAGGATTTTTGTGCGGGGAACCGATAAACCCATCAGCATTGCGGATTGTTCGTTGCTGCCCATGGCATAGACCGTGCGGCCGAAACGTGTGTAAAAGCTCAAGTAGATCGCAACCAGTAAAATGACGGGCCCCACCAGAGTCGTCGGATAGATATACGCGTTGGGAATGAACGGTATATAGATCGGCGTCAACGCCCACGTCTTATATACCGCATCCGTAATGGTGACCGAAGATAAGCTGATGATGTAGGCCATGCCACGGGCGAAGAAAAGCCCCATCAAGGTCGCAATAAAAGGCTGCACTTTGAGATATTGAATAATCCAGCCCATTACGGCTCCGAACACGATACCCAGGACGATCATCAATGGAAGAACAACGTACGGGCTCACCCCGCTGCGGAGCAATGCAGCGGAAGCAGTACTGACCAGCGCGATCATCCCACCCACCGAAAGATCGATCCCACCTCCGCCGGTAAGAATTACCATCGTCATCCCGATCGAGACAAGCAACAGGCTGGCATCATTAATGAACAGATTGAAAAACACCTGGGGTTTCCGCATGGCGGGATACAACCGGCCGCCCACAAAGTAGGTCAAGACGAAGACCATAAGAGCCAATAGAACTGGACCATGGTGTTGGAATAAGAGTCTAACTCTCTGCTTCAGCTTCATGGCTGGATCCTCTTCGTTCGATTAATCGATTCATGAAACGACGGGTGTAATCGGAATAGAGCACAATGACCAC is a genomic window of Anaerolineales bacterium containing:
- a CDS encoding TlpA disulfide reductase family protein, giving the protein MMKKRKYVFFVVLALTLFVAACGSSSPTTTSASVNEGDQTPAWFEMPMTDVRSGEEFTISDLSGKVILVETMAMWCPTCLKQEGEVKQVQELLGARDDFVNIALDVDPKENAEALKSYVDEHGFDWIFSVASPEIARDLGNRYSAQLLNPPLVPMLIIDKNGDVYGLPYGLKSAEALHITLLSYLDQS
- a CDS encoding cytochrome c biogenesis protein CcdA; its protein translation is MDFESIITSLSLGLLSSASPCILPLYPGFLAYLSGRQEGVANRFGRYSLGVFVLLGVLSMMLALGLLIAVLAISIGSALTIAIPLADLLIIALGIALLLNYNPFTALPQIRIPFLKNPYINAFVYGLLYGPITLPCSGPLVVGIFAYSLTAVEVLDRLTVFLWFGLGFGLPLLLLSFLSGALQNWLVRQFARRARLINTIGGVLLIGIGLYDLISNWDLIRTYLAIWFS
- the hutU gene encoding urocanate hydratase — protein: MTHNVSAPRGTKLHCKNWQIEAAYRMLQNNLDPQVAFDPERLIVYGGRGKAARSWEAFDAILAELRRLEPDETLLIQSGKPVGVFRTHVDAPRVLLANSNIVPRWATQENFDKWEREGLIMYGQMTAGSWIYIGTQGILQGTYETLGALARQQGWGSLEGKLVVTAGLGEMGGAQPLAITMNGGVGLIVEVDRWRAERRLEMRQVDVLCDDVEDAVTQVEEALRRGEPKSIALIGNASEIHPLLLEHDLVPDVATDQTSAHDVLYGYIPAGLTLEQAAELRQRDPEAYKQRAMESMAQHVRTLLAWKARGSVVFDYGNNLRQRAYDAGVKDAFDYPGFVPAYIRPLFCVGKGPFRWVALSGEPEDIFATDRAVKELFPEDEHLHRWLRMAREKVEFQGLPARICWLGYGERARAGLRFNEMVASGELQAPIVIGRDHLDSGSVASPNRETEGMRDGSDAIADWPLLNALLNTSCGATWVSIHHGGGVGIGYSIHAGQVIVADGTPEAARRLERVLNADPGSGIARHADAGYPEAIAFAREHGIRIPMNPNYITDDSSE
- a CDS encoding cyclodeaminase/cyclohydrolase family protein → MSSSLLSTSISDFTDEVSRKTPVPGGGSVAALAGALGAALALMVSDLTLDGAGSEAQDERLAVVATRARQLKDALLAAVDEDAQAFAAYIAARRLPKSTPEEKSLRAERIQEGLRQAALVPLRTAELSLEVMRLAHEALVHGKPSAMTDAAVGAQAAFAAVRGGVWNVRINLTDIKDPSFCRDMDSKCTELMADADRLLDEVSEVVDRRLR
- the hutI gene encoding imidazolonepropionase; protein product: MPTPVDLLIHGARQLVTCTSPDGPKRGPAMREIGAITDGALAIVGEEIAAVGPTRELRAAYTAHEELDASGCAVCPGFVDPHTHAVYAGDRADEFEKQLQGVPYLEILANGGGILSTVRAVRTAALEQIVAESRLRLDEMLAHGSTTIEVKSGYGLNLEVELKMLRAFEALDAAHPVDLIPTLLGAHAVPPEYSQRADEYVALVAEEMTPAAADWYASSGFAMRKVPLFGDVFCERNAFDVTQSRRVLQAAMACGMPIKIHADEFNSIGGVKLALELDAVSVDHLDVTSPDDVVRIAGSDTIAVVLPAVNFHLGGTHYADARSLIDAGAALALATDNNPGSAPCPSIPLAMAIACRYQRLLPAEALSAATINAAHAVGLGKRIGSLEAGKQADVLILEAPDVRHLAYAFGGNPVRQVIKRGKILSFDRTLRRFDS
- a CDS encoding sugar ABC transporter ATP-binding protein, which codes for MAEASKEIVSMKGIYKSFVGVQALDDVDFSLHRGEIHAIVGENGAGKTTLIKVLTGVEQPDAGTVMIDQQAMTIRSPQHAQELGISTVYQETNLCPHLSVAENIMIGLEPMKWGSLIIDRKAMNESARQILEGLGVDLDVTQTLGACSVAVQQMAAIARALNISSVKVLVLDEPTSSLDIHETDQLFTVMRRLKSEGVAIIFITHFLNQVYEVADRITVLRNGKLVGTYDVKKLSRLDLITKMIGRVITEYDDMVELKKESRQFIKKEVWLEADQLGRADAVEPFDLKMHAGEVLGVAGLLGSGRTEFAQLLFGIDKPTSGSLRIMGKEVTDHTPLGSINHGVALCPEDRKAAGILGELTVRENIILAMQASHGWFKYLSSQEQYEIADKYIKLLNIATPSADQPVKNLSGGNQQKVILARWLAINPRLLILDEPTRGIDVGTKAEIQKLVLSLAEEGKSCIFISSEMEEVLRTSHRVAIMRERKVVAEFSDDASEDKIMHAIAGGAS